In Papaver somniferum cultivar HN1 chromosome 1, ASM357369v1, whole genome shotgun sequence, a genomic segment contains:
- the LOC113271862 gene encoding S-protein homolog 2-like, translating to MVLACKCSAKVTVHVKNDIQGYQVVLDYHCFNDNDDLGQRLLHQGQEWHWEFGVVPAFTFFVCDMRWYDNKDHRWYDGKFDVYYTSGFLGNKFKRFCGGDCQWSIRRDGAYLYRKDRSDWERRGEWH from the exons ATGG TTCTAGCTTGTAAGTGTTCAGCGAAGGTGACGGTTCACGTAAAAAACGATATCCAAGGTTATCAAGTTGTGTTGGATTACCATTGCTTTAACGATAATGACGATTTAGGTCAACGTCTGCTACATCAAGGGCAGGAATGGCACTGGGAATTTGGTGTAGTACCTGCTTTTACATTTTTTGTTTGTGATATGCGTTGGTACGATAACAAGGATCATCGGTGGTATGACGGCAAGTTTGATGTTTACTATACATCTGGATTTTTGGGTAACAAATTTAAACGGTTTTGCGGTGGTGACTGTCAGTGGTCTATCCGTCGGGATGGAGCTTATCTCTACCGTAAGGATAGAAGCGACTGGGAGAGAAGAGGGGAGTGGCATTGA